In one window of Trichoderma breve strain T069 chromosome 7 map unlocalized scaffold00008, whole genome shotgun sequence DNA:
- a CDS encoding aconitase family (aconitate hydratase) domain-containing protein has product MMQARGIAGRSARRCATLLGRTTPRSLAPQLPSTSPICRSYSVTGAYRRPDAFHSQLDSSRNSDIPSSSPPAVGKPQTLTEKIVQRYAVGLAPGKTVHSGDYISIAPHRSMSHDNSFPIIKKWMDIGATKVHDSSQIVMTLDHDVQNRSPTNLKKYELIQEFAQNHGIDFFGAGRGIGHQLMIEEGYAWPGTLTVASDSHSNSYGAIGAVGTPIVRTDAASILATGRTWWQIPPIAKVTLLGVLPPGVTAKDVIVALCGLVNDDSVLNHAIEFTGSEETMRSLSIDERITIANMTTEWGALSGLFPIDDVLINWLRAKATTSAMLNSEPDANARFTHDRIAQLSENRLTADPGATYAKSLYLDLTSLSPFVSGPNSVKVATPLRDLEAQKIPVDKAYLVSCTNGRASDISAAARVFREAAKDGVAPKIAPGVKFYVAAASLAEQQIAEEAGDWQVLLDAGVETLPSGCGPCIGLGTGLLEPNEVGISASNRNFSGRMGSKEAKAYLGSPEVVAASALSGYISGPGWYQKPEGIDKVILGEGSGNLEADKAMSVEDALDKIIAQADSMIFDAEKDMGASTAAPADNAEETLTDIVPGFPEKVEGEIVFCDADNINTDGIYPGKYTYQDNVPVEKMAEVCMENYDAAFKDIARPGDVLVGGFNFGTGSSREQAATAILAKKIPLVVSGSFGNIFGRNSINNALLTVEVPRLIQRLRERFPKGDGADIQLTRRTGWKFLWDVRRSKVVVTEDNGETWSQKVGELPPNVQEIISRGGLEAWVKGEIAK; this is encoded by the exons ATGATGCAAGCA CGTGGAATAGCTGGCCGCTCCGCCAGGAGATGCGCCACGCTTCTCGGCCGCACAACACCGCGATCTCTAGCACCACAGCTGccttcaacatcaccaatATGCCGTTCTTACAGCGTCACCGGCGCCTATCGAAGGCCTGACGCTTTCCACTCGCAGCTCGACAGCTCTCGCAATTCAGAcatcccctcctcctccccaccAGCCGTCGGAAAGCCTCAGACGCTCACTGAGAAGATCGTCCAGCGGTACGCCGTCGGCCTTGCGCCGGGCAAGACGGTCCATTCCGGCGACTACATCTCCATCGCGCCGCACCGCAGCATGTCCCATGATAACAGTTTTCCCATTATTAAGAAATGGATGGACATAGGCGCCACCAAGGTCCATGATAGCAGCCAAATTGTCATGACTTTGGATCACGACGTGCAGAATCGATCGCCTACGAACCTGAAGAAGTACGAATTGATACAAGAGTTCGCTCAGAACCATGGCATTGATTTCTTTGGCGCTGGCCGGGGTATTGGCCATCAGCTGATGATTGAGGAGGGCTATGCTTGGCCGGGGACCTTGACCGTTGCGTCTGACAGCCACTCCAATAGCTATGGCGCAATTGGAGCCGTGGGTACTCCCATTGTGAGGACCGATGCTGCCAGTATACTTGCGACTGGTCGGACATGGTGGCAGATCCCGCCTATCGCCAAAGTCACTCTCCTGGGCGTTCTACCTCCGGGTGTTACTGCGAAGGATGTCATCGTGGCGCTCTGTGGATTGGTGAATGACGATTCTGTCCTAAATCACGCCATCGAATTCACTGGTTCCGAAGAAACAATGCGTAGCCTTTCTATAGACGAAAGGATCACAATCGCAAACATGACGACGGAATGGGGCGCGCTCAGTGG GCTTTTCCCCATTGACGATGTCTTGATCAACTGGCTGCGAGCCAAGGCCACCACATCCGCCATGCTCAACTCAGAGCCTGATGCCAATGCCCGTTTTACACACGACCGGATCGCCCAGCTCTCTGAGAACCGGCTCACTGCCGACCCCGGTGCAACTTACGCCAAGTCGCTTTATCTCGATCTTACATCCCTATCCCCATTTGTCTCAGGACCCAACTCTGTCAAGGTGGCCACGCCCCTTCGCGATCTTGAGGCTCAAAAGATTCCCGTCGACAAAGCTT ATTTGGTATCCTGCACTAACGGAAGAGCGTCCGACATTAGTGCTGCCGCTCGTGTATTCCGCGAGGCTGCGAAAGATGGTGTTGCACCCAAGATTGCCCCTGGTGTCAAGTTCTACGTTGCCGCTGCCTCTCTAGCTGAACAACAGATAGCGGAGGAAGCTGGCGATTGGCAGGTTCTCCTAGATGCCGGCGTGGAAACACTTCCATCAGGGTGCGGACCTTGTATTGGGCTTGGAACTGGACTGCTTGAGCCCAACGAGGTCGGCATTAGCGCATCAAACAGAAACTTTTCAGGAAGAATGGGATCtaaagaagcaaaggcaTATCTCGGATCGCCAGAAGTAGTCGCCGCCAGTGCCCTGTCAGGTTATATCAGTGGTCCTGGATGGTACCAGAAGCCTGAAGGCATCGACAAGGTTATCCTCGGTGAGGGCAGTGGCAACCTGGAGGCAGATAAGGCCATGAGCGTTGAGGACGCCCTGGATAAGATCATCGCTCAGGCCGACAGCATGATCTTCGACGCCGAGAAGGATATGGGCGCTTCAACTGCAGCACCTGCAGACAACGCCGAGGAGACGCTGACCGACATTGTACCTGGTTTCCCAGAGAAAGTCGAGGGCGAGATCGTATTTTGCGACGccgacaacatcaacacAGACGGTATATACCCAGGCAAATACACATATCAAGATAACGTCCCAGtcgagaagatggcagaggtATGCATGGAAAACTACGACGCCGCCTTCAAGGATATCGCCCGCCCTGGAGACGTGTTGGTCGGAGGATTTAACTTTGGAACTGGCTCATCACGAGAGCAAG CCGCTACCGCTATCCTCGCCAAAAAGATCCCGCTCGTCGTCTCCGGCTCTTTCGGCAACATCTTCGGCCgtaacagcatcaacaacgcGCTCCTCACCGTTGAAGTGCCTCGCCTGATCCAGCGCCTTCGCGAGCGCTTCCCCAAGGGCGACGGTGCCGACATTCAGCTCACGCGACGCACGGGATGGAAGTTCCTGTGGGACGTACGCAGGAGCAAGGTCGTCGTCACAGAGGACAACGGAGAGACGTGGAGCCAGAAGGTGGGTGAACTGCCGCCGAATGTGCAAGAGATCATTAGCAGGGGAGGTTTGGAGGCCTGGGTCAAGGGAGAGATTGCAAAGTGA
- a CDS encoding subtilase family domain-containing protein, giving the protein MDSGFQGPEKPSRVASGLMEDGDVYDLDNEDEFLPPTATISGFGVDHVRQQFDQDIDEARKFSIQSLDEAERNRQRAQFVLARATEWDKTTWEGQNFLHYLAYDHNPKPSISLQWLMARAIVKLPHLMGRMDKANRTPLTTALYVGNERFSHAVCNNVGSKTRERIKPELLNECKPHDNDREITCLHTALTCDFSTEEQREKIVKSICSFVPEELFRITDHRGRTPLHLAVEYERCCKTQVGIVEELLVRGSQALDVDILTYNRTYSVYQYHESTRKAVQRRFDQTPARETKGDKLKLSDTKSDPKRAPSKLEIGAMGPSSLSGDKEGPVSSLKRRDSITTTSRDRGGYKLQLDTQVVSSPLRGSPIDSAQNTLRAATLQKEEERAQAAKLISEQLKLLYLRTQRPDRASRCLRLQDEQDKELWFDFGPPKKLRKNEFQKQFGHLKLDSVLQYVAFPQIELIEDDDGPATRRKTRTDLVFFFNWLKQKGVKRIVKVIVDDLKTPSHSDEAIEEALESFNVEILDWRRLDLDPVSLTRVGKCLRELHLQWSGKNTTLRAWSEKEGLAMIPTLETISVTQVESSESDTRVNSNFNDFVKRVHESWSSEKQPIINGPIPANNYLLRMGILTREGQLNQSQERGVDPHKWMQCMEHFNSHFRQIRALRDKITDASLTPVVVALIDDGTDIMHPDLKGMGFPGKSFHHYREGSTWRVSPYWDSPSGHGTLMARLIHRICPSAIIHVIKLQTFATEGSTKLQINPDSAIQAINYAAEQGAQIISMSWTIKPPTEPTKKADFDHAINNALNIKGLLMFCAASDQGKSADLMYPHGSNPNSFRIGAAKATGSMLDTVGDAHELSFIFPGHEKFEAHSGSSVATALATGLAALVMECVRLGIMHTNETNQSDHTVAITKEDLTKIRERQQMEHALTSIGTSHLTKNKYIEVWKTFSGAAEDLKNSEGDRIGQLGRIAGLARMFLRKGA; this is encoded by the exons ATGGATTCTGGCTTTCAAGGTCCAGAAAAACCGTCCCGTGTGGCCAGCGGGCTTATGGAGGACGGAGATGTTTACGATCTGGACAATGAAGATGAATTCCTCCCACCAACGGCAACAATATCCGGGTTTGGTGTGGACCATGTCAGGCAGCAGTTTGATCAAGATATTGATGAAGCACGAAAATTCTCAATACAGAGTCTCGATGAAGCTGAGAGGAACAGACAACGGGCACAATTTGTGCTTGCCCGAGCGACAGAATGGGATAAGACGACATGGGAAGGTCAGAACTTTTTGCATTATCTTGCCTACGACCACAATCCTAAGCCATCGATTAGCTTGCAATGGCTTATGGCACGAGCCATCGTGAAGCTGCCGCATCTGATGGGCAGAATGGATAAAGCGAATCGCACGCCGCTCACCACCGCCCTCTATGTAGGCAACGAGAGATTCAGTCATGCGGTATGCAACAACGTGGGGTCAAAGACACGCGAGCGAATCAAACCAGAGCTACTGAATGAATGCAAGCCTCACGATAATGATCGTGAAATCACATGTCTACATACTGCCTTGACTTGTGACTTTAGTACGGAggagcagagagagaaaatcgTCAAAAGCATTTGCAGTTTTGTTCCTGAAGAGTTATTCAGGATCACCGATCATAGAGGTCGTACACCTTTGCACCTGGCTGTAGAGTATGAGAGGTGCTGTAAGACACAAGTTGGTATTGTTGAAGAATTGCTTGTTCGAGGATCACAAGCACTAGATGTCGATATCTTGACATATAACCGCACTTACTCAGTTTACCAGTACCACGAAAGTACACGGAAAGCGGTACAAAGAAGGTTCGACCAAACGCCTGCGAGAGAAACGAAAGGggacaagctcaagctctCTGATACGAAATCAGATCCAAAGAGGGCCCCTTCTAAGCTTGAAATTGGCGCAATGGGACCCTCATCACTGTCTGGAGATAAAGAAGGGCCGGTTAGTTCTTTGAAGCGAAGAGATTCGATTACTACTACGTCTAGAGACCGCGGTGGTTATAAATTACAATTGGATACACAAGTGGTGTCCTCTCCACTTCGAGGGTCGCCAATCGATTCCGCACAAAACACACTAAGGGCGGCGACTctccaaaaagaagaagagcgggcACAAGCTGCTAAGCTAATTAGCgagcagctgaagcttcTATATCTTCGGACCCAAAGGCCGGATCGCGCTTCTCGCTGCCTGCGCCTACAAGACGAGCAAG ATAAGGAGCTGTGGTTCGACTTTGGTCCACCCAAAAAACTTAGGAAGAATGAATTCCAGAAACAATTCGGCCATCTTAAGCTGGATAGTGTACTCCAATACGTGGCGTTTCCACAAATCGAGCTGattgaggacgatgacggtCCAGCTACAAGGCGCAAGACTAGGACA GatttggttttctttttcaactgGCTGAAGCAGAAAGGAGTGAAACGCATTGTTAAG GTTATTGTGGACGATTTGAAAACTCCCTCACATAGTGATGAAGCCATAGAAGAAGCATTGGAGTCATTT AATGTTGAGATACTTGACTGGCGGAGATTGGATCTTGACCCCGTATCGCTTACTCGAGTTGGGAAGTGTTTACGagaacttcatctccaatggAGTGGTAAGAACACCACTTTACGGGCATGGTCAGAAAAAGAGGGCTTGGCTATGATCCCCACGCTGGAGACAATTAGTGTCACCCAAGTTGAG AGCTCTGAGTCTGATACAAGAGTCAATAGTAACTTCAATGACTTTGTAAAACGAGTTCATGAGTCTTGGTCATCTGAAAAACAGCCTATCATAAATGGCCCAATCCCCGCTAACAACTACCTCCTCAGAATGGGCATTCTTACAAGAGAAGGGCAGCTCAATCAAAGCCAAGAACGCGGCGTTGATCCACACAAGTGGATGCAATGCATGGAACACTTTAATTCCCATTTTAGGCAGATCCGTGCCCTGAGAGACAAGATAACTGATGCGTCACTGACACCTGTGGTGGTCGCTTTGATAGACGACGGGACAGACATCATGCATCCAGATCTGAAGGGTATGGGATTTCCGGGCAAGAGCTTCCACCACTATCGAGAAGGTTCAACATGGCGTGTATCTCCATACTGGGACTCTCCGTCTGGTCACGGGACGTTGATGGCTAGATTGATTCATCGCATTTGTCCGAGCGCCATTATTCATGTTATTAAGCTGCAGACTTTTGCAACTGAGGGCTCAACGAAACTTCAAATAAATCCCGATAGTGCGATACAG GCGATAAACTATGCAGCAGAGCAAGGTGCTCAAATTATTTCTATGTCTTGGACAATCAAGCCACCCACAGAACCAACTAAGAAAGCAGACTTTGATCATGCAATCAACAATGCTCTCAACATAAAAGGCCTCCTCATGTTTTGCGCTGCTAGCGACCAGGGAAAGTCTGCGGACCTGATGTATCCGCACGGCAGCAACCCTAATAGCTTCAGAATCGGCGCTGCGAAAGCCACAGGCAGCATGCTCGACACAGTTGGTGATGCGCACGAACTCAGCTTCATTTTCCCGGGCCACGAA AAATTCGAAGCTCATTCTGGTAGCTCGGTGGCAACTGCGCTGGCAACTGGTCTGGCTGCACTTGTCATGGAGTGTGTCAGATTGGGTATCATGCATACCAATGAGACGAATCAGAGTGATCATACTGTTGCGATAACGAAAGAAGACTTGACGAAGATTAGAGAACGGCAGCAGATGGAACATGCGCTGACATCGATTGGAACCAGCCATCTTACGAAGAATAAGTACATTGAGGTTTGGAAGACGTTTAGCGGCGCCGCGGAGGATTTGAAGAATAGTGAGGGCGATAGAATAGGTCAACTGGGGAGAATTGCAGGTTTAGCGAGGATGTTTCTTAGAAAGGGCGCTTGA
- a CDS encoding cupin domain-containing protein — protein sequence MSTAESIPKVLDSFTEKWSPRLVAAINDHHVKVAKIDGEFIWHSHPNSDELFYLLAGKLTIELEGLDDVVMQVGDMFVVPKGIRHRPVAEEATIMLMEHESTINTGDETSSDRTVQVKDARGQS from the coding sequence ATGTCGACAGCGGAATCTATCCCAAAAGTCCTCGACTCATTTACTGAGAAATGGTCCCCGCGCCTTGTCGCAGCAATCAACGACCACCACGTCAAAGTTGCCAAAATAGATGGCGAATTCATCTGGCACTCACATCCAAACTCCGACGAACTCTTCTATCTCCTGGCTGGCAAGTTGACCATCGAGCTTGAGGGCCTGGATGATGTTGTGATGCAAGTTGGCGATATGTTTGTCGTCCCAAAGGGCATCAGACACCGTCCTGTCGCGGAAGAGGCTACCATCATGTTGATGGAACACGAGTCTACGATTAATACTGGAGACGAGACTAGTTCGGACAGAACAGTACAAGTCAAGGATGCTCGCGGGCAGTCTTGA